A genome region from Cucumis sativus cultivar 9930 chromosome 4, Cucumber_9930_V3, whole genome shotgun sequence includes the following:
- the LOC101207367 gene encoding COP1-interactive protein 1, with product MEQKMMRILKLMKNKDQGKSRGMPKDSKKETEVVGLVEDLYKSYQSIYEQYGHLRDEAERIFNSKSEDEEDKEDVSSSSSSSNSDSDLEYFSSEEVNTNNVHNLQDERSNNFHAQIQADELEKQIVQKNEALAKVDFLHRELDSVRSQKRELENRKNKEISENMALIVNLKQEISKKIGLEQKILEDKERVLDRIKELETELDTLHYRRREIEEQNIRMRSENQWLNTKNSELEMALTSKETEASSQTIALMEQVKNLKHKVDGSQAEKTKLEQEMERYKQEFSHKFSEMEAENNRLKSKIVDQERILKEKDETIITFNEKYKQARNCLPDVASSLVSTERKMEELAEELRSGLEDKIRILSQRILVAEQLHNESRESFRTRNKRHEQEKRQFEQKIVNHEAELMKLGNMNEFGMDRMARKFEEESAKLLNHILWITKELTFAKYWVRTRNNELKQLKTNLTRFVAQMEEKEEQEFLLREKLWNLEAKISKEGGEKLNLIRTLGQFEKKMTKMENILKEKDEEVFRLAEEKREVIRQLCVVIDHHRSRYDQLKDVMLEKVRNNRMI from the coding sequence aTGGAACAAAAGATGATGAGAATCTTGAAGCTAATGAAGAACAAAGATCAAGGAAAAAGTAGAGGAATGCCAAAGGACTCAAAGAAAGAAACGGAAGTTGTTGGCCTTGTTGAGGATTTATACAAAAGTTACCAGTCGATTTATGAACAATATGGTCATCTACGAGATGAAGCTGAAAGAATCTTTAATTCCAAAAGTGAAGACGAAGAGGACAAGGAAGATgtctcttcttcatcttcaagcTCTAATTCTGATTCCgatttagaatatttttcGTCCGAGGAAGTAAACACCAACAACGTTCATAATTTACAGGATGAACGCTCAAACAACTTCCATGCTCAAATTCAAGCAGATGAGCTAGAAAAGCAAATTGTACAAAAGAATGAAGCCTTGGCTAAGGTTGATTTTCTGCATCGAGAACTAGATAGTGTACGAAGCCAGAAACGCGAATTGGAAAATAGGAAAAACAAGGAGATATCTGAGAATATGGCTTTGATAGTTAATTTGAAACAAGAAATATCGAAAAAGATTGGACTTGAACAGAAGATTCTGGAAGACAAAGAGAGAGTTCTTGATCGGATAAAGGAGCTGGAAACGGAATTAGACACTCTACATTACCGAAGAAGGGAAATAGAAGAACAAAATATTCGAATGAGATCCGAAAATCAATGGCTAAACACTAAGAATTCTGAATTGGAGATGGCATTGACGAGTAAAGAAACGGAAGCTTCTTCTCAGACGATCGCATTGATGGAGCAAGTCAAGAATCTAAAACATAAAGTGGATGGATCGCAGGctgaaaaaaccaaattagAGCAAGAAATGGAGCGATATAAACAAGAATTTTCTCACAAATTCTCTGAAATGGAGGCAGAAAACAACAGATTGAAAAGCAAAATTGTCGATCAGGAAAGAAtcctaaaagaaaaggacGAAACAATAATCACATTTAACGAGAAATACAAGCAAGCAAGAAATTGCTTACCCGACGTCGCTTCGAGTCTGGTAAGCAcagagagaaaaatggaagagttAGCAGAAGAGCTCCGAAGCGGCCTAGAAGATAAAATCCGTATACTATCTCAGAGAATTCTCGTAGCAGAGCAACTACACAATGAAAGCAGAGAAAGCTTcagaacaagaaacaaaagacACGAACAAGAGAAGAGACagtttgaacaaaaaatagtaaatcACGAAGCAGAACTGATGAAACTGGGCAACATGAACGAATTCGGAATGGACAGAATGGCAAGAAAATTCGAAGAAGAGAGTGCGAAGCTTCTAAATCATATACTATGGATCACAAAGGAGCTTACATTCGCAAAATATTGGGTTAGAACGCGAAACAACGAGTTAAAACAactgaaaacaaatttaactCGATTCGTTGCTCAAAtggaggaaaaagaagaacaagagtTCTTGTTaagagagaaactatggaaTCTAGAGGCGAAAATAAGCAAAGAGGGAGGAGAGAAACTGAATCTGATCAGAACGTTAGGACAATTCGAGAAGAAGATGACGAAAATGGAGAATATACTGAAggagaaagatgaagaagtgtTCCGACTTGCcgaagagaagagagaagtaATTCGACAACTATGCGTTGTGATTGATCACCATCGAAGCCGCTACGATCAGCTCAAAGACGTCATGCTCGAAAAGGTCAGAAACAATAGAATGATTTGA